In Mustela nigripes isolate SB6536 chromosome 2, MUSNIG.SB6536, whole genome shotgun sequence, a single window of DNA contains:
- the GCDH gene encoding glutaryl-CoA dehydrogenase, mitochondrial, with amino-acid sequence MALRRFSERLLSRGPGLSFLRGWGSAAAQTEKGGKTQNRATKASRPLFDWRDPLVLEEQLTADEILIRDTFRTYCQERLMPRILLANRNEVFHREIISEMGELGVLGPTIKGYGCAGVSSVAYGLLARELERVDSGYRSAMSVQSSLVMHPIYAYGSKEQQEKYLPRLAKGELLGCFGLTEPNHGSDPGSMETRARHNPSNRSYTLTGTKTWITNSPVADLFVVWARCEDSCIRGFLLEKGMRGLSAPKIEGKFSLRASSTGMIVMDSVEVPEENVLPDVSGLAGPFGCLNNARFGIAWGVLGAAEFCLHTARQYSLDRIQFGVPLARNQLIQKKLADMLTEITLGLHACLQLGRLKDQDKATPEMVSLLKRNNCGKALDIARQARDILGGNGISDEYHVIRHAMNLEAVNTYEGTHDIHALILGRAITGIQAFTASK; translated from the exons ATGGCTCTGAGAAGGTTCTCCGAGCGGCTGCTGAGCCGGGGACCAGGCCTGAGCTTCCTGCGCGGGTGGGGGTCGGCGGCGGCGCAGACTG AAAAGGGCGGGAAGACACAGAACCGAGCGACTAAGG cctcGCGTCCTTTATTTGACTGGAGGGACCCGCTGGTGCTGGAGGAGCAGCTGACAGCGGATGAGATCCTCATCAGGGACACCTTCCGCACCTATTGCCAGGAGCGCCTCATGCCCCGAATCCTGCTGGCCAATCGCAACGAAG TTTTTCACCGAGAGATCATCTCAGAAATGGGGGAGCTTGGTGTGCTGGGGCCCACCATCAAAG gGTATGGCTGTGCTGGAGTGTCATCTGTGGCCTATGGGCTCCTGGCCCGAGAGCTGGAGCGGGTGGATAGTGGCTACAGGTCAGCAATGAGTGTCCAGTCTTCCCTGGTCATGCACCCCATCTACGCCTACGGCAGCAAGGAACAGCAAGAGAAGTACCTTCCCCGGCTGG CCAAGGGGGAGCTCCTGGGCTGCTTTGGACTCACAGAGCCCAACCATGGGAGTGACCCTGGCAGCATGGAGACCAGAGCCCGCCACAACCCATCTAACAGGAGCTACACCCTCactgggaccaagacctg GATCACCAATTCACCTGTGGCCGACCTGTTTGTAGTATGGGCTCGGTGTGAAGACAGCTGCATTCGGGGCTTCCTGCTGGAGAAGGGGATGCGGGGCCTCTCAGCCCCCAAGATTGAGGGCAAGTTCTCCCTGCGGGCCTCGTCCACGGGCATGATCGTCATGGACAGTGTGGAGGTGCCAGAGGAGAATGTGCTGCCTGATGTATCTGGTCTGGCG GGGCCCTTCGGCTGCCTGAACAATGCCCGGTTTGGCATCGCCTGGGGCGTGCTCGGAGCCGCCGAATTCTGTTTGCACACAGCCCGGCAGTACAGCCTGGACAG GATCCAGTTTGGCGTCCCACTGGCCAGGAACCAGCTGATTCAGAAGAAGCTGGCAGACATGCTTACTGAGATCACGCTGGGCCTTCACGCCTGCCTGCAGCTTGGCCGCTTGAAGGATCAAGACAA GGCCACTCCAGAAATGGTCTCCCTGCTGAAGAGGAATAACTGTGGGAAGGCTCTGGATATCGCCCGCCAGGCCCGAGACATACTAGGGGGGAATGGGATTTCTGATGAGTATCACGTCATCCGCCATGCCATGAACCTGGAGGCCGTGAACACCTATGAAG GCACTCACGACATTCACGCTCTGATCCTTGGAAGGGCGATCACAGGGATCCAGGCGTTCACGGCCAGCAAGTGA